The Mesorhizobium sp. INR15 region AACCATCCGCGACAATGGCATGGAGATCGCCGGCATCGAGAACCTGTCGCCGCGCTTCTGGTCCGATGTGCTGCTCGATGGCCCCGACCGCGCCAGACAGATCGAGGGCTTGAAGCGCCTGGTGCGTGACGCCGGCCGCGCCGGTATTCCCTGCATCGGCTACAATTTTTCCATCGCCGGCGTGTGGGGCTGGACGCGTGGGCCATTCGCGCGCGGCGACGCCATGTCCGTCGGGCTGGACCTGTCCCGCATCGATCCTGATCTGCCGCTGCCCGACGGGGTCGTGTGGAACATGCGCTATCGGGCAGGCCGGGCCGACGCCGTGCCGGTCACGGTCTCGCAGGAGGAACTGTGGGAGCGGCTCGGCGTCTTCCTGCGCGAGATCGTTCCGGTCGCCGAAGAGGCCGGCGTCGTGATGGCCGCGCATCCGGACGACCCACCCGCCGAGGCGTTGCGCGGCACCGCTCGCCTGGTCAACCGGCCGCAAAAATACGACCGGCTGATGGACATCGTCGACTCGCCAGCCAATGGGCTGGAACTCTGCCTCGGCTCGCTTCAGGAGATGCCGCAACCCGAAGAGATCTACAGCCATGTCAGGCGTTTCGCGCGGCGTGGCCGCATCGGCTACATCCATTTCCGCAATGTGCGCGGCAAGGTGCCTCGATATCACGAGACCTTCGTCGACGATGGCGACATCGACATGGCCGAGATCATACGCATACTGCGCGATGAGAATTATCAAGGCGTCATGATCCCCGACCACACGCCGGAGATGACGTGCGACGCCCCCTGGCACGCCGGCAAGGCCTTCGCACTCGGCTACATGCGCGCCCTGGTGCAGAACGCCGAGGCGCTGGGTCCGGCACGCAGCGCGGCATTTGGCATGGCGGCCGAGTAGCCTACGGACGGCAATGCCCGGCCGATGGCCGCATGGTCCCCGCATGCGGCATCAACAATTCGAATTGACCCGACAACAGAGGCTCGCAACGACCATGACATCCTATCCCAACGACGCCGAACTGTTCCGACTGCTGGAGACCGAACTCTTCGTTGCCGTTGTCGGCGACGTCATGGACACGATCGGCCTCCAGCATCAATTCCTGCCGCCGGTGTTCAAACCGGTCGACGAGAAGACACGGCTGATCGGCCGCGCCATGCCTGTGCTGGAGACAGACATCTTCGCGTCCGAGGGCGGTGCGCCGAAAAACCCGGTGATGAGCAAGGCGTTCGGCTTGATGTTCGAAGCGCTGGACGATTTGAAGCCGGGCGAGATCTATGTCGCGAGCGGGTCTTCCCCTCGCTATGCCTTGTGGGGAGAGCTGATGTCGACGCGCGCCAGAATTCTCGGTGCGCGTGGCGCGCTGCTGAATGGATTCGCCCGTGACATAGACGGCATCCGCGCACTCGACTTCCCCTGCTTCTGTACCGGCTACTACGCTCAGGACCAGGGCGTACGCGGCAAGGTGATCGACTATCGCTGCGCGCTGGAAATCGGCGGCGTGCGCATCGAGCCTGGAACCCTGCTGTTCGGCGACAAGGAAGGCGTCCTCGTCATTCCACGCGACGCCGAGCAGGAGGTGGTGCGTTTGGCGATCGAGAAGGTTCGCGGCGAAAAACGCGTGGCAAAGGCGATCCAAAATGGCATGAGCGCTGTCGATGCCTACCGAACCTTCGGTATCATGTGACAGTTACCGGCCTGAACCCGGCGGCTGGGTGCGTAGCAGATCAGCGGTTCATGAGAGCACTGGGCCACGCAGGCGGCATGGCGTCTGTCGCCCAGTCGCGGAGGTCGTGAGAAATGCGAAAGATTTTCCACATTGCGGAATCCGCATCTTGAAAAGCGATCCACTTCGCGGAAAGCTCACGCATTTCAGGTTGCTGATGCAAGCCGTGTGGCCTGACGGGCGGGCACCGCCGGCTGGACAGCAAGGAACGACGGAGCAATTCTCGAAAGCAGTATCGGACGGCCGGTCCAGTTTGGAGAAGTGTGAGCAAGAATTCGAAATTTCCGCTCGACGGCCTCGACATCAACCTCTTGCGGCTGTTCTGTATCATTGTCGAATGCAACGGCTTCTCGGCGGCACAGGCCCGCACGAACATCAGCGCCGCTTCGATCAGCAGCAAGATGTCGACCCTGGAATCGCGCCTCGGGCTGAAACTCTGCCGGCGCGGCCGTGCCGGCTTCAAGCTGACGGCCGAAGGCCAGAATGTCTACGAGGCCGCCGCCGTCATTTTCCAGTCGCACAATTCGTTCGTGCGCGATGTCGGTGAACTGCGCAAGAATTTGACCGGCAGGCTCAGCATCGGCGTCGTCGACACGACGGTGAGCAACCCGCAAATGCCGCTGTCCTCGGCCATTGCGCGCTTCCATGACAAGTACAGCGATGTCTATCTGACCATGCAGATCATGGAGCCGGCGCAGCTTGAAAGAGGGTTGCTCGAAGGCAGTCTGCATCTCGCGGTGGCGCCCTTCTACCATCGCGTCCCCGGCTTGCACTACCAGCCATTCGTCGACGAGGTGCACCTGCTGCATTGCGCCAGGGGCCACCCGCTGTTCGAGCAGGCGCCCGACAATGTCGATATCGAGGCGATCGCGCGCAGCAAATACGTCATTCGCGGCCATGTCCCGGCAAACATCGAACTGGCCTCGGAACGCATCGTCGACTCGGCGTCCGTCATCGACATGGAAGCGATGATGCATCTCATCCTGTCGGGCCGCTTTGTCGGTTTCCTGCCCATGCATTTCGCCCGCTTCTGGACCGCTTCCGACCAGATCCGGCCGCTGCTTCCCAGCCGCATCCGCCATGTCTCGCATTTCGAGGTGGCGGTGAAGCGCGACCGCATGAACGAGCGCCTGACCAAGGCTTTCCTCGGCGAATTGCTGCGCAACGCACCCGCCGCCGAGCCGCGCTGAGCCCCGACATTCAAGGCGGTCTGGAAGGCGCCCGAAAAGCTGGTGGCCCCGGTCGAAACGGGACGGGTCCGCCGCCAATTTCAGCTCGATACAACTGCTTTTAGCGAAAGAAAATCTAAAATGAAGTTCATTCATTTTAGATCGATCTGAAGCAATTCAGGGTCGAGGATACCCCTGCGCAGCCGAAGCCAAGGCTCCGGATCGGCGCGAAAATTGAACCGACGGCTCCGCAAGAACAGCCGCGAAATGGGGAATGGTCATGACAATCCACAGACGGAATTTCATTGTGCTGAGCGGAGCCACGCTTGCCCTGGCCGCGCTGCGTCCGGCATGGGCGCAAGGCTACAAAGTCGCCATCATCATGCCCGGCAACATCACCGACAAGTCGTGGAGCCAGTCCGGCTACGAAGGCATCCAGCAAGTCAAGGACAAGCTCGGCGTCGAGATCGCCTATAGCGAGAAGGTCGCGCAAGCCGATCAGGCCGAGGCCATGGCCGACTACGCACGGCGCGGCTACCAGCTGGTTATCGGCCATGGCGGCGAGTTCCAGGACGCGGCCAAGCGCGTCGCGTCCAAATACCCCGAAACGATCTTCCTGGTGAACAACGGCCAGCAGGGCGGCGGCAATCTCGCCTCCGCGGACTTCTATTACGCACAACCCGGCTATCTGCTCGGCTACATGGCCGGCAAGATGTCCAAGACCGGCAAGGCCGGCTTCATCGGCGGCCAGAAGATCAAGTTCTCGCTCGACCTGAACTCCAGTTTCGAAGCAGGCTTCAAGGCAGCCGGCGGCAAGGACGTCTTCACCGCCTATACCAACGACTGGGATGACATCGCCAAGGGCAAGGAAGCCGCGCTCAACCAGATTTCACAGGGCGCCGATTTCGTCTTCCCGACCATGGACAACGCCGTCATCGGCAGCCTGCAGGCGTGCAAGGAAAAGGGCGCCTGGGGCATGGGCATCTATTACGACGCGATCGCCGACTGGCCGGACACGGTGGCTCAATCGGCCATCTTCGACATCAAGGGAGCCATGCTCGACTATGTTGCCTACGGCAAGGACGGCAAGCTTGAAGGCAAGAACTATCATTTCGATCTGAAGGTGCCTGAAGCCTGCCGCATCGGCACCTTCCACGCTTCGGTGCCGGAGGCCATCAAGAACGAGATCCTGGCGCTGTCCGACAAGATGAAGTCCGGTGAGCTGAAGGTCTGAGCGGCGCGCCGCCATCTCTTCATCCCAACTCTTCAATCTGGTGCAGCACCGCCATGGATCATATCCATATAGACGGCATCTCGAAGTCATTCGCCGGCTTCAAAGCCCTCGACAATGTCGGCATCCGCATCGCCAGGGGTGCCATCCACGCCATCCTGGGTGAGAACGGCGCCGGCAAGACGACGCTGATGAACGTCCTCTACGGGCTTTACCGGCCTGACGCGGGGCAGATCATTCTCGACGGCAAACCGTTGCGCATGGCCTCGCCGCGCGACGCCATCGCCAACGGGATCGGCATGATCCACCAGCATTTCATGCTGGTGGATTCGCTGTCGGTGACCGAGAACATCGTGCTCGGGCTGGAGCGCGGCCCCCGCACCATTCCCCTGCGGACACATGAAGCCAACATCCGCGAGCTCAGCCGCAAGCTCGCTTTCGATATCGATGCCACCGCGCCGATCTGGTCGCTGCCGATGGGCATGCGCCAGCGCGTCGAAATCCTCAAGGCGCTTTACCGCAAGGCCGAGGTGCTGATCCTCGACGAGCCGACCAGCGTGCTGGCGCCGACCGAGATCGCATCGTTCCTGGATTCGCTGCGGGCGCTGCGCGCCGCCAACCATACGATCCTCCTGATCACCCACAAGCTCGACGAAGTCATGGGCGTCGCCGACCGCATCACCGTGATGCGCCACGGCAAGGTGACCTATGAAAGCGATTCCGGCGAGACGACGCCACGCGATCTCGCGCGGCGTATGGTCGGGCGCGATATCGTGCTCAACCTCAACCGGGTGAAATCTCCGCCCGGCGAGATCGTGCTCGAAGCGAGCGGGCTGACCGCCCGTAACGACCAGGGTACGCGCGCGCTGAACGACCTTGGCCTGACATTGCGGGCCGGCGAGGTGCTGGGCGTCACCGGTGTCGACGGCAACGGCCAGCGCGAACTGGGCGAGGTGATCGCCGGACTGCGAACGCTGGAAGCCGGCACCATCATGGTCGAAGGCAAGGATATCGCCGCGCTCGACGTGCGGGCGCGCAAGAACCAGGCCGGCATCGGCTTCATTCCCGAAGACAGGCAGCACACAGGCCTCGTCCTCGACTATCCGGTGGCGACGAACCTTATCCTGCGCGACTACGACCGCCCGCCGGCCTCGCGCAATGGCATGCTGAACCTGGGCTACATCGCCCGCAACGCGGTTGATCTCGTCAAGCGCTACGATGTGCGGCTGCGCTCGCCACAACAGCCGGCCCGCTTTCTGTCCGGGGGCAATCAGCAAAAAGTCATCCT contains the following coding sequences:
- a CDS encoding LysR family transcriptional regulator — protein: MSKNSKFPLDGLDINLLRLFCIIVECNGFSAAQARTNISAASISSKMSTLESRLGLKLCRRGRAGFKLTAEGQNVYEAAAVIFQSHNSFVRDVGELRKNLTGRLSIGVVDTTVSNPQMPLSSAIARFHDKYSDVYLTMQIMEPAQLERGLLEGSLHLAVAPFYHRVPGLHYQPFVDEVHLLHCARGHPLFEQAPDNVDIEAIARSKYVIRGHVPANIELASERIVDSASVIDMEAMMHLILSGRFVGFLPMHFARFWTASDQIRPLLPSRIRHVSHFEVAVKRDRMNERLTKAFLGELLRNAPAAEPR
- a CDS encoding mannonate dehydratase encodes the protein MKIGLGLYRDSLTPDNFRFARQAGATHVVAHLTNYFRGRDPSLSAGTQTDGWGDCSTDELWSYEDFAGLVKTIRDNGMEIAGIENLSPRFWSDVLLDGPDRARQIEGLKRLVRDAGRAGIPCIGYNFSIAGVWGWTRGPFARGDAMSVGLDLSRIDPDLPLPDGVVWNMRYRAGRADAVPVTVSQEELWERLGVFLREIVPVAEEAGVVMAAHPDDPPAEALRGTARLVNRPQKYDRLMDIVDSPANGLELCLGSLQEMPQPEEIYSHVRRFARRGRIGYIHFRNVRGKVPRYHETFVDDGDIDMAEIIRILRDENYQGVMIPDHTPEMTCDAPWHAGKAFALGYMRALVQNAEALGPARSAAFGMAAE
- a CDS encoding BMP family protein, whose protein sequence is MTIHRRNFIVLSGATLALAALRPAWAQGYKVAIIMPGNITDKSWSQSGYEGIQQVKDKLGVEIAYSEKVAQADQAEAMADYARRGYQLVIGHGGEFQDAAKRVASKYPETIFLVNNGQQGGGNLASADFYYAQPGYLLGYMAGKMSKTGKAGFIGGQKIKFSLDLNSSFEAGFKAAGGKDVFTAYTNDWDDIAKGKEAALNQISQGADFVFPTMDNAVIGSLQACKEKGAWGMGIYYDAIADWPDTVAQSAIFDIKGAMLDYVAYGKDGKLEGKNYHFDLKVPEACRIGTFHASVPEAIKNEILALSDKMKSGELKV
- a CDS encoding RraA family protein — encoded protein: MTSYPNDAELFRLLETELFVAVVGDVMDTIGLQHQFLPPVFKPVDEKTRLIGRAMPVLETDIFASEGGAPKNPVMSKAFGLMFEALDDLKPGEIYVASGSSPRYALWGELMSTRARILGARGALLNGFARDIDGIRALDFPCFCTGYYAQDQGVRGKVIDYRCALEIGGVRIEPGTLLFGDKEGVLVIPRDAEQEVVRLAIEKVRGEKRVAKAIQNGMSAVDAYRTFGIM
- a CDS encoding ABC transporter ATP-binding protein; translated protein: MDHIHIDGISKSFAGFKALDNVGIRIARGAIHAILGENGAGKTTLMNVLYGLYRPDAGQIILDGKPLRMASPRDAIANGIGMIHQHFMLVDSLSVTENIVLGLERGPRTIPLRTHEANIRELSRKLAFDIDATAPIWSLPMGMRQRVEILKALYRKAEVLILDEPTSVLAPTEIASFLDSLRALRAANHTILLITHKLDEVMGVADRITVMRHGKVTYESDSGETTPRDLARRMVGRDIVLNLNRVKSPPGEIVLEASGLTARNDQGTRALNDLGLTLRAGEVLGVTGVDGNGQRELGEVIAGLRTLEAGTIMVEGKDIAALDVRARKNQAGIGFIPEDRQHTGLVLDYPVATNLILRDYDRPPASRNGMLNLGYIARNAVDLVKRYDVRLRSPQQPARFLSGGNQQKVILAREIEAKPRILIIMQACKGLDVGAIEFVQNMIFDLKKAGVAVLYVSTELEHVLDVSDRIAVMCAGAITGVLAPEEATPERLGELMAGVRSAA